In the Pan paniscus chromosome 8, NHGRI_mPanPan1-v2.0_pri, whole genome shotgun sequence genome, one interval contains:
- the ATOH7 gene encoding transcription factor ATOH7 — MKSCKPSGPPAGARVAPPCAGGTECAGTCAGAGRLESAARRRLAANARERRRMQGLNTAFDRLRRVVPQWGQDKKLSKYETLQMALSYIMALTRILAEAERFGSERDWVGLHCEHFGRDHYLPFPGAKLPGESELYSQRLFGFQPEPFQMAT, encoded by the coding sequence ATGAAGTCCTGCAAGCCCAGCGGCCCGCCGGCGGGAGCGCGCGTTGCGCCCCCGTGCGCAGGCGGCACCGAGTGCGCGGGCACGTGCGCCGGGGCCGGGCGGCTGGAGAGCGCGGCGCGCAGGCGCCTGGCGGCCAACGCGCGCGAGCGCCGCCGCATGCAGGGGCTCAACACTGCCTTCGACCGCTTACGCAGGGTGGTTCCCCAGTGGGGCCAGGATAAAAAGCTGTCCAAGTACGAGACCCTGCAGATGGCCCTGAGCTACATCATGGCTCTGACCCGGATCCTGGCCGAGGCCGAGCGATTCGGCTCGGAGCGGGACTGGGTGGGTCTCCACTGTGAGCACTTCGGCCGCGACCACTACCTCCCGTTCCCGGGCGCGAAGCTGCCGGGCGAGAGCGAGCTGTACAGCCAGAGACTCTTCGGCTTCCAGCCCGAGCCCTTCCAGATGGCCACCTAG